The Hevea brasiliensis isolate MT/VB/25A 57/8 chromosome 9, ASM3005281v1, whole genome shotgun sequence nucleotide sequence TATTATATCTTTGAGGATGTCATACTAAACATGGCCCAAGTTTTTTAAGCATAGAGATGAAACAGTAGATGATATTGGATACATTTATTTTTGTAAGTAATGATAATTACGTAACTTGAAGTGTAATTGATTTCATCATGTAATTGTCATttcattatattaaatttttttgtgtCACCAAACAAAGTAATCAAATATGACCGATTACATTATATCTTTGATGACATCATACTAAACATGGCCCAAGTTTTTTAAGCATAGAGATGAAACAGTAGCTGATATTGGATTTTAGCTTATATTCCTTAAGAATTTTTCTTGCTTCACTTTATCTCTCTCTGATTGTTTGTGTGCAGTTTTGTATTATTTGATTTCACGTTTTTTATGTTGTGCTTCTTTTTCTGTTATTCAGAGGTGGTTGTGAGCCCTCCGTTTGTATTTATTCCACCGGTAAAAGATTTACTGAGACCCGACTTCCAGGTTGCAGCACAAAACTGTTGGGTTCGCAAAGGTGGTGCTTTTACTGGAGAGGTTAGGTATGTTTACATCTGATTTGTCATCTCTGTTTCATGGCAGCAACTTCTTTCTGGTGAAATATTTTGTGGTTATGATTTAATAACACTTATCAGTGTTAATATTCTTTGTATACAACTGTTAGAGTGAAAATGCTGAGTAACTGCTATTtgttttttgtattttgtatggtGCAATGGGTTTTTCTATGAATTTGAGGAGGTGTACCTTTATGGACTTCTTTAACCATGCATGATGTTGGTGTGATGAACAGTTCTCATCTTAGGCAGGATGAGCCTTACTGTGTTATGGACATGTTATGTTATGTTTTATGAGATATAGCATAATAAGGTTATATAATAAATGAAATCTAAGTTTCCTGAGATATAAAAGCTAGATTTTGTGATAGcttttatttttaagaaattaacCTAAAATTTGATCCTTGTGtaccttatttatttatttttttttttgggttgggggggggggggtgttcttGATGCCTTTGTGTATGTTTGTGTGTGTGGGTAAACTGCCTAGTATGAGATGCaatgtttctttattttttattttttattccttTAGTGTTGTTATTTGAAGTTGATGCATCTTTTTTGCACAGTGCTGAGATGCTAGTGAATTTATCTGTTCCATGGGTCATTCTCGGACATTCCGAACGAAGATCTCTTTTAAATGAGTCAAATGAGGTAAACATGTCATGTTGCAATAGGCATATGTCATTCACTAAGCATATACTGTTTAACATGCATAACTTCTAGAGTACTTGTTATCGGGTAGCATTTTCTTTTTGCATTATTCATGACGTGTATTCCTTTTGCTTGTTATTGCAGTTTGTTGGGGATAAAGTAGCATATGCACTTTCTCAAGGTTTAAAAGTGATCGCTTGTATTGGTGAGACACTTGAGCAGAGAGAATCAGGATCTACAATGGCTGTTGTTGCTGCACAAACAAAAGCAATTGCAGGTACTTGTAGTTGGGAGACACAAATTTCAATTTTAGGATTTTGGTACTAATTTTTCTATGCATGGATTGAGGGAGGCTTATGGCTTGCATTTAGAGAAGTTTCTGTATGCCTAGTTTGTAACTGGGATCTTGCATTAATTGAAaactgaatatatatatatatatatatatatatatatatatatatattggcaaatatattttatatattgtaaTGTTTCCTAGGAAGTACCTTCTGCTTAGACATATTATTTCTGCTCCTCTTTCTCTGCCTATTTTGACGCTTGATGAGCAATCCTTTGTCATTTCCCTGCAGAAAAAGTAACCAATTGGACTAATGTTGTTTTGGCTTATGAGCCAGTTTGGGCCATTGGTACTGGAAAGGTTGCAACACCTGCTCAGGCTCAAGAGGTAAGCCTGAAATGGACGGGTTATTTAGTCAATGTAATGCTTCTGAATTTGATGGGCATTTAAATTCTGTGGATTCTTCGTATACTTGGATCTTATAAGTTGATTCTGAAGGGTTTGTTTGTAACTTACAGAACTCTTCTCCATGTGAGAATGACACATCAACAGAGACTTT carries:
- the LOC110639405 gene encoding triosephosphate isomerase, cytosolic, giving the protein MARKFFVGGNWKCNGTTEEVKKIVTTLNEAEVPSHDVVEVVVSPPFVFIPPVKDLLRPDFQVAAQNCWVRKGGAFTGEVSAEMLVNLSVPWVILGHSERRSLLNESNEFVGDKVAYALSQGLKVIACIGETLEQRESGSTMAVVAAQTKAIAEKVTNWTNVVLAYEPVWAIGTGKVATPAQAQEVHLELRKWLHDNVCAEVAASTRIIYGGSVNGANCKELAAKPDVDGFLVGGASLKPEFIDIIKSATVKKE